Proteins encoded within one genomic window of Pigmentiphaga sp. H8:
- a CDS encoding winged helix DNA-binding protein has translation MTNDRRRPGAPDEAGERLRILSSAHLATGPHAELSELEFGLIIAHNAFSRWIVRCMAAAGTADLAVTDVLVLHHVHHRERGKKLADICFTLNYEDTHVINYSLKKLAGMGLVRGEKSGKEVLYATTDEGAALIDRFRAVRGRCLLASVEGELADGASLSDVARRLRMLSGLYDQAARAASSL, from the coding sequence ATGACGAATGACCGCCGGCGCCCGGGCGCGCCCGACGAGGCCGGCGAACGCCTGCGCATCCTGTCCTCGGCGCACCTGGCCACCGGCCCGCATGCGGAGCTGTCCGAACTCGAGTTCGGACTGATCATCGCCCACAACGCGTTCAGCCGCTGGATCGTGCGCTGCATGGCGGCGGCCGGCACGGCCGACCTCGCGGTCACGGACGTGCTCGTGCTGCACCACGTCCATCATCGGGAACGAGGCAAGAAGCTGGCCGACATCTGCTTCACCCTGAACTACGAAGACACGCACGTCATCAACTACTCGCTGAAGAAACTGGCAGGCATGGGCCTGGTGCGCGGCGAAAAGAGCGGCAAGGAAGTGCTCTACGCCACCACGGACGAAGGCGCGGCACTGATCGACCGCTTCCGCGCCGTCCGGGGCCGCTGCCTGCTTGCCAGCGTCGAAGGCGAACTGGCCGACGGCGCTTCCCTGTCCGACGTGGCCCGGCGCCTGCGCATGCTGTCGGGCCTTTATGACCAGGCCGCTCGCGCGGCCTCATCGCTATGA
- a CDS encoding 2Fe-2S iron-sulfur cluster-binding protein: MTSPNDSIRLKIRRAGADTEARVVEYDVPPQAAASLLDALRWVRAHQDDTLAFRYACINANACKECMMRLDGKVVYACLAKLEPGSSHTVEPLPNKPLVRDLVTEIAPPKERLFAGESDDDDE, translated from the coding sequence ATGACATCGCCCAACGACTCCATCCGCCTGAAGATCCGGCGTGCCGGCGCCGATACCGAGGCCCGCGTCGTCGAGTACGACGTGCCGCCCCAGGCGGCCGCATCGCTGCTGGACGCGCTGCGCTGGGTGCGCGCGCACCAGGACGATACGCTGGCCTTCCGCTATGCCTGCATCAACGCCAATGCCTGCAAGGAATGCATGATGCGCCTGGACGGCAAGGTCGTGTATGCCTGTCTGGCCAAGCTGGAGCCTGGCAGCTCGCACACGGTCGAACCCCTGCCCAACAAGCCGCTGGTGCGCGACCTCGTGACCGAGATCGCTCCCCCCAAGGAACGCCTGTTCGCCGGCGAGAGCGACGACGATGACGAATGA
- a CDS encoding FAD-binding protein yields MSHPTPHTLETDVLVIGAGGAGMSAAIAASQAGKRALLADRSLIGRGGATIMAQMTVAAALGEQGPDHWQHHLRDTLAAGRGLCSEPLARLLCEEGVDAIRLLDRWGVGWARDGERMAQTRAPGHDRPRCVYVDYLNTGPAVAKTLRAQAAREAGVRRVGDLLVVELLRKDGRVVGAVALHLGTGDPVLIRAGTTIIATGGLTRLYRRNSASLNMGGDGFALALRAGARLIDMEFVQFFPIGHLAPRLVGFDPIMWDPFRYKLGGKLLNNQGEEFVERYGNAAEGQGYTTTRDAATYAILKEVEAGRGTPAGGAWLSFRHVPEDTLRAAFGPIINKLAKAGIDLTKQMIEVAPIAHYHMGGIRVDTDLATDVPGLYAAGEAVGGANGANRLSGNAITEAIAFGLRAGRVAAANCPEPPSLEELEALARPWLQRLAPRHGEPDGLNAASLIEELQALMQTHVGPFRTEAGLRQALGELEALRTRAGSDLPGGGPQDPVRLDTLDLRNMLLVAQAVTRCALARRESRGAHQREDHPGQEDAWTLNQTIAWRDGQWTLATQPVQRLEARQEDIA; encoded by the coding sequence ATGTCCCACCCCACCCCGCACACGCTGGAAACCGACGTGCTGGTGATAGGCGCCGGCGGCGCCGGCATGAGCGCGGCGATCGCCGCCTCGCAGGCAGGCAAGCGCGCGCTGCTGGCCGACCGCAGCCTGATCGGACGCGGCGGCGCCACCATCATGGCCCAGATGACCGTGGCCGCCGCGCTGGGCGAGCAAGGGCCGGACCACTGGCAGCATCATCTGCGCGACACGCTGGCGGCCGGCCGCGGCCTGTGCAGCGAACCGCTGGCCCGGCTGCTGTGCGAGGAAGGCGTGGACGCGATCCGCCTGCTGGACCGCTGGGGCGTGGGCTGGGCCCGCGACGGCGAGCGGATGGCGCAGACCCGCGCCCCCGGCCATGATCGCCCCCGCTGCGTCTACGTCGACTACCTGAACACCGGCCCCGCCGTGGCCAAGACCCTGCGCGCGCAGGCCGCGCGCGAGGCCGGCGTGCGGCGCGTGGGCGACCTGCTGGTGGTGGAGCTGCTGCGCAAGGACGGCCGTGTCGTCGGGGCGGTGGCGCTGCACCTGGGCACCGGCGATCCGGTCCTGATACGGGCCGGGACCACCATCATCGCCACCGGCGGCCTGACGCGGCTCTACCGCCGCAACAGCGCCTCGCTCAACATGGGCGGAGACGGCTTCGCGCTGGCCCTGCGCGCGGGCGCCCGGCTGATCGACATGGAGTTCGTGCAGTTCTTCCCCATCGGCCACCTGGCGCCGCGCCTGGTCGGCTTCGACCCCATCATGTGGGATCCCTTCCGCTACAAGCTGGGCGGCAAGCTGCTGAACAATCAGGGCGAGGAATTCGTCGAACGCTACGGCAACGCGGCCGAGGGCCAGGGCTATACCACTACCCGCGACGCCGCGACCTACGCCATCCTGAAGGAAGTCGAGGCCGGCCGCGGCACGCCGGCTGGCGGCGCGTGGCTGAGCTTCCGCCACGTGCCCGAAGACACGCTGCGCGCGGCCTTCGGCCCCATCATCAACAAGCTGGCCAAGGCGGGCATCGATCTGACGAAACAGATGATAGAAGTGGCGCCCATCGCCCACTATCACATGGGCGGCATCCGGGTGGACACCGACCTCGCCACCGACGTCCCCGGCCTGTATGCCGCGGGCGAGGCCGTGGGCGGCGCCAATGGCGCGAACCGGCTGTCGGGCAACGCCATCACCGAGGCGATCGCCTTCGGCCTGCGGGCCGGCCGCGTCGCCGCCGCCAACTGCCCGGAGCCGCCGTCGCTGGAGGAACTCGAGGCCCTGGCCCGCCCCTGGCTGCAACGCCTCGCGCCGCGCCACGGCGAGCCGGACGGGCTCAATGCCGCGTCGCTGATCGAGGAATTGCAGGCGCTGATGCAGACCCACGTCGGACCCTTCCGGACCGAGGCTGGCCTGCGGCAGGCGCTGGGCGAACTCGAAGCCTTGCGGACGCGGGCCGGCAGCGATCTGCCGGGCGGCGGACCGCAGGACCCGGTGCGGCTGGATACGCTGGACCTGCGCAACATGCTGCTGGTGGCGCAGGCCGTGACCCGCTGCGCGCTGGCGCGGCGCGAGAGCCGCGGCGCCCACCAGCGCGAAGACCACCCCGGGCAGGAAGACGCCTGGACGCTGAACCAGACCATCGCCTGGCGCGACGGCCAATGGACGCTGGCCACCCAGCCCGTCCAGCGCCTCGAGGCCCGGCAGGAGGACATCGCATGA
- a CDS encoding ABC transporter ATP-binding protein — translation MAELPTSPPLLQLDAVDVHYGAVQALFGVSLHVQPGEVVSVLGGNASGKSTTLKSVLGLARPSSGRVLLDGREIQGLAPAEVIDLGVASVPEGRRVFPDMTVRENLLLGAYPRRHDKAAVAADLDEVFQAFPRLAERRGQLAGTLSGGEQQMLALGRAWLRRGRLVCIDEPSMGLSPKFVDAVYEVLFRWKASGQTILLVEQNARIALELADRAYVLQHGHVVLQGNAADLAADPAVQQAYLGAEAPARELEGALAPNGE, via the coding sequence TTGGCTGAGCTACCCACTTCCCCCCCGTTGCTGCAGCTGGACGCCGTCGACGTGCACTACGGCGCCGTCCAGGCCCTGTTCGGCGTCAGCCTTCACGTCCAGCCCGGCGAGGTCGTCTCCGTGCTGGGCGGCAACGCCTCGGGCAAGTCCACGACCCTCAAGTCGGTGCTGGGCCTGGCCCGCCCGTCCAGCGGCCGCGTCCTGCTGGACGGACGCGAGATCCAGGGCCTGGCGCCCGCCGAAGTCATCGATCTCGGCGTGGCCAGCGTGCCCGAGGGGCGCCGCGTCTTTCCGGACATGACGGTGCGCGAGAACCTGCTGCTGGGCGCCTACCCGCGGCGCCACGACAAGGCCGCCGTGGCCGCCGACCTGGACGAGGTGTTCCAGGCCTTCCCGCGCCTGGCCGAGCGGCGCGGCCAACTGGCCGGCACCCTGTCGGGCGGGGAACAGCAGATGCTGGCCCTGGGCCGCGCGTGGCTGCGGCGCGGGCGGCTGGTCTGCATCGACGAACCGTCGATGGGCCTGTCGCCGAAATTCGTCGATGCCGTCTACGAGGTGCTGTTCCGCTGGAAGGCGTCCGGCCAGACCATCCTGTTGGTCGAACAGAATGCCCGCATCGCGCTGGAGCTGGCCGACCGGGCCTATGTGCTGCAGCACGGCCACGTGGTGCTGCAAGGCAATGCCGCCGATCTCGCGGCCGACCCCGCCGTGCAGCAGGCCTACCTGGGCGCCGAGGCCCCGGCCCGGGAATTGGAGGGGGCCCTGGCCCCCAACGGAGAATGA
- a CDS encoding ABC transporter ATP-binding protein, which yields MTTRDEQQGLRVERLSRHFRGVKAVDDVSFTVGPGQTVALVGPNGAGKSTLIQLLSGVEKPSSGHVFLDGRRIDGLAPERIARLGLGRSFQTSRVFPALSVWDSVMLGTQAGLLGRTGSARLVDPLTEIAGELLGLPAWRRRRAQAQERARAALQRFGERLWPRRDQPAYSLSYANRRRLELARVLAARPRFVLFDEPAAGMNPSETAELTDLLLALRAEQPQLGILVVEHKLSLVRRIADHAIVLNQGRILATGTPAEALDHPEVVEAYLGRARRRPVNSDAHLG from the coding sequence ATGACGACTCGCGATGAACAACAAGGACTGCGGGTGGAACGCCTGAGCCGCCATTTCCGCGGCGTCAAGGCGGTGGACGACGTCAGCTTCACCGTCGGTCCGGGACAGACCGTGGCGCTGGTGGGCCCCAACGGCGCGGGCAAGTCGACCCTGATCCAGTTGCTGAGCGGGGTCGAAAAGCCGTCGTCGGGACATGTCTTCCTGGACGGCCGCCGCATAGACGGACTGGCCCCCGAGCGCATCGCCCGGCTGGGCCTGGGCCGCAGCTTCCAGACCTCGCGCGTGTTCCCCGCCCTGAGCGTGTGGGACAGCGTGATGCTGGGCACCCAGGCCGGGCTGCTGGGCCGTACGGGATCCGCGCGGCTGGTCGATCCGTTGACCGAGATCGCCGGCGAACTGCTCGGCCTGCCCGCCTGGCGCCGCCGCCGCGCCCAGGCGCAGGAGCGCGCCCGCGCGGCCCTGCAACGCTTCGGCGAACGGCTCTGGCCACGGCGCGACCAGCCGGCCTACAGTCTTTCGTACGCGAACCGCCGGCGCCTGGAACTGGCCCGCGTGCTGGCGGCCCGGCCGCGCTTCGTGCTGTTCGACGAACCGGCGGCCGGCATGAATCCCAGCGAGACCGCCGAACTCACCGACCTGCTGCTCGCGCTGCGCGCGGAACAGCCCCAGCTCGGCATCCTGGTCGTCGAGCACAAGCTGTCGCTGGTGCGCCGCATCGCCGATCACGCCATCGTCCTCAACCAGGGGCGGATACTGGCCACCGGCACGCCGGCCGAGGCCCTGGACCATCCCGAAGTCGTCGAAGCCTACCTCGGCCGCGCGCGCAGGCGGCCGGTCAACTCGGATGCCCATCTTGGCTGA
- a CDS encoding ABC transporter permease has product MLELFASQILNGLAIGQVYALIALGFSLVFGVSNLINFAQGALFMLGAFIAFTGVAVLQLPLPVAATGSVLIVALLGMLLERVALRPLENAPYIAPVLSTLAISLIIEQLAEIIWSPESQSFPVSFDEATYYFGDAYITSTDLLIFGFGALATLALTLFLSRSWWGRALRATAQDRDAAAQLGVRTGSVRQLAFALAGALGALSGVLVALYFKSVFPQMGLPFGLKGFAAALLGGLTSTPGAVLGGLLLGVVETLASAYIGEGSRDLVAFCLVLVFLVFRPHGLLGDRRLDALGGASGAAGAMPTTSVLASSSSQRGAVRAWELPPWGFLAVAAVLALLPALTQNAYFLQAVVYAMIFALLVASVTLVSGALGVLSIGHTAFYGVGAYAVGLLARNFGWPAEAALIGAATVTACVAVVAALPLLKLSGHTAALGTLAVGQIGYLVFMSWLDVTRGPMGFIGIPAPRLALLGGLPLSSLAGKFWLVAAVAGIALFLAQRLLDSGVGRAWRGIREDRLAAHTAGLPVRRYLLAGFACSGLLAGLAGGLFAYVQSVVSPESFTVSASILLLTIAVLGGLGNLTGAALAGFALTLLPELLRPFAEWRMVAYGVALLIMLRLRPHGLLGAR; this is encoded by the coding sequence ATGCTCGAATTATTCGCCAGCCAGATTCTGAACGGCCTGGCCATCGGCCAGGTCTACGCCCTGATCGCGCTCGGCTTCTCCCTGGTGTTCGGCGTTTCCAACCTCATCAATTTCGCGCAGGGCGCGCTGTTCATGCTGGGCGCCTTCATCGCCTTCACCGGCGTGGCCGTGCTGCAACTGCCGCTGCCGGTCGCGGCCACCGGATCGGTGCTCATCGTCGCGCTGCTCGGCATGCTGCTCGAACGGGTGGCGCTGCGCCCCCTGGAGAACGCGCCCTACATCGCCCCCGTGCTGTCCACCCTGGCGATCAGCCTCATCATCGAACAGTTGGCCGAGATCATCTGGTCGCCCGAGAGCCAGTCCTTCCCCGTGTCGTTCGATGAAGCCACCTACTACTTCGGCGACGCCTACATCACCAGCACCGACCTGCTGATCTTCGGCTTCGGCGCGCTGGCCACGCTGGCCCTGACGCTGTTCCTGTCGCGCTCGTGGTGGGGCCGCGCGCTGCGCGCCACCGCGCAGGACCGCGACGCCGCGGCGCAGCTGGGCGTGCGCACCGGCAGCGTGCGGCAACTGGCCTTCGCCCTGGCCGGCGCGCTGGGCGCCTTGAGCGGCGTGCTGGTCGCGCTTTATTTCAAGAGCGTATTCCCGCAGATGGGGCTGCCCTTTGGCCTGAAGGGCTTCGCGGCGGCGCTGCTGGGCGGCCTGACCAGCACGCCGGGAGCGGTGCTGGGCGGCCTGCTGCTGGGCGTGGTGGAAACGCTGGCCAGCGCCTACATCGGCGAAGGATCACGCGACCTGGTGGCCTTCTGCCTGGTGCTGGTCTTCCTGGTGTTCCGGCCGCACGGGCTCCTGGGCGACCGACGCCTGGACGCGCTGGGCGGCGCCAGCGGCGCGGCGGGCGCCATGCCGACCACCAGCGTGCTGGCCTCGTCCTCGAGCCAGCGCGGCGCCGTGCGCGCCTGGGAACTCCCGCCCTGGGGCTTCCTGGCGGTGGCTGCCGTACTGGCGCTGCTGCCGGCGCTCACGCAGAACGCCTATTTCCTGCAGGCCGTGGTCTACGCCATGATCTTCGCGCTGCTGGTGGCCAGCGTCACGCTGGTCTCGGGCGCGCTGGGCGTGCTGTCCATCGGGCACACGGCCTTCTACGGTGTGGGTGCCTACGCGGTGGGGCTGCTGGCCCGCAACTTCGGCTGGCCGGCCGAGGCCGCGCTGATCGGCGCCGCCACGGTCACCGCCTGTGTGGCCGTGGTGGCCGCCCTGCCCCTGCTCAAGCTCAGCGGCCATACGGCCGCGCTGGGCACGCTGGCCGTCGGGCAGATCGGCTACCTGGTGTTCATGAGCTGGCTGGACGTCACGCGCGGCCCCATGGGGTTCATCGGCATCCCCGCGCCCAGGCTGGCGCTGCTGGGTGGACTGCCGCTGTCGAGCCTGGCCGGCAAGTTCTGGCTGGTGGCGGCCGTGGCCGGGATCGCCTTGTTCCTGGCGCAGCGCCTGCTGGACTCCGGCGTGGGCCGGGCCTGGCGCGGCATACGCGAGGACAGGCTGGCCGCGCACACCGCCGGCTTGCCGGTGCGCCGCTACCTGCTCGCGGGCTTCGCCTGTTCCGGCCTGCTGGCGGGTCTGGCAGGCGGCCTGTTCGCCTATGTGCAGAGCGTGGTCAGTCCCGAGAGCTTCACCGTCAGCGCCTCCATCCTGCTGCTGACCATCGCGGTGCTGGGCGGCCTGGGCAACCTGACCGGCGCGGCGCTGGCGGGCTTCGCGCTGACCCTGCTGCCCGAACTGCTGCGGCCCTTCGCCGAATGGCGCATGGTGGCCTACGGGGTCGCGCTGCTGATCATGCTGCGCCTGCGCCCGCATGGCCTCCTCGGAGCAAGATGA
- a CDS encoding ABC transporter substrate-binding protein — MPTRLPFRRLLAATAVSGLLSAPALAAEPPITIGLFTHLSGNFAEYGTSFKNAVELYLDKVNADGGVNGRPVKLVVEDDRNSPQEAATVARKIVATPGVVLAIGSWSTTASLAAAPIFTEAKIAQISPTSSHPDFSKQSPYQFRQNNTDDVLAQYNADTIHKQLKANRIVIPYSQDDWGLFTVKATSAAIEKDGGKVLLTEAVMPSARDFRPLVSKIKSLKPDGVFLALPYQEASIFIQQLRQAGVDIPVGGGVPLTSPKFIELAGKAAEGVVVHSIFFAGDPSKKAFTDAYRAKYNRTPDQFAALAYDAAGVGVAAIRRVVQSGKPLTGQSVRDELAGGPPYEGVTGVTKYENGNVRKAPTFLVIRNGEFQLSK; from the coding sequence GTGCCGACGCGACTCCCCTTCCGCCGCCTGCTGGCGGCCACTGCCGTCTCCGGCCTGCTGTCCGCTCCCGCCCTGGCCGCGGAACCGCCGATCACCATCGGCCTGTTCACCCATCTGTCCGGCAACTTCGCCGAATACGGCACGAGCTTCAAGAACGCCGTCGAGCTGTATCTGGACAAGGTCAATGCCGACGGCGGCGTCAACGGCCGCCCGGTCAAGCTGGTGGTCGAGGACGACCGCAATTCGCCGCAGGAAGCGGCCACCGTGGCGCGCAAGATCGTGGCCACGCCCGGCGTGGTGCTGGCCATCGGTTCCTGGTCGACCACGGCGTCGCTGGCGGCGGCGCCCATCTTCACCGAGGCGAAGATCGCCCAGATCAGCCCCACCTCGTCGCACCCGGACTTCAGCAAGCAAAGCCCGTATCAGTTCCGGCAGAACAATACCGACGACGTGCTGGCCCAGTACAACGCCGACACCATCCACAAGCAGCTCAAGGCCAACCGCATCGTCATCCCGTACTCGCAGGACGACTGGGGCCTGTTCACCGTCAAGGCCACCTCGGCCGCGATCGAGAAGGACGGCGGCAAGGTACTGCTGACCGAGGCCGTGATGCCCAGCGCCCGTGACTTCCGGCCGCTGGTCAGCAAGATCAAGTCGCTCAAGCCCGACGGCGTCTTCCTGGCCCTGCCCTATCAGGAAGCCTCGATCTTCATCCAGCAACTGCGCCAGGCCGGCGTCGACATCCCGGTGGGCGGCGGCGTGCCGCTGACCTCGCCCAAGTTCATCGAGCTGGCGGGCAAGGCCGCCGAGGGCGTGGTCGTCCACAGCATCTTCTTCGCCGGCGATCCGTCCAAGAAGGCCTTCACCGATGCCTATCGCGCCAAGTACAACCGTACGCCCGACCAGTTCGCCGCGCTGGCCTATGACGCGGCCGGCGTGGGCGTGGCCGCCATCCGCCGTGTCGTGCAATCGGGCAAGCCGCTGACCGGGCAAAGCGTGCGCGACGAACTGGCGGGAGGCCCTCCCTACGAGGGCGTGACCGGCGTGACCAAGTACGAGAACGGCAACGTCCGCAAGGCGCCCACTTTCCTGGTGATCCGCAACGGCGAATTCCAACTGAGCAAGTAA
- a CDS encoding DUF2501 domain-containing protein, translating to MSTTAPRLAALALGLLLGAATAQAQLLDSVKGALGGGGGQQSSGGGSSLLGGLGGASMPSLGSVGTGNITGILSYCAKNNYLGGGAASVKDKLLGKLGGEQQAQSDPGYREGLSGILGGNSGQKMELGGGGLKQQITEKVCDQVLEYGQSLL from the coding sequence ATGTCGACCACCGCCCCCCGTCTCGCCGCCCTGGCCCTGGGATTGCTCCTCGGAGCCGCCACCGCCCAGGCCCAGCTCCTGGATTCCGTCAAGGGCGCGCTGGGCGGTGGTGGCGGCCAGCAATCCTCGGGCGGCGGAAGCTCGCTGCTGGGGGGCCTGGGTGGCGCATCCATGCCGTCGCTGGGCTCGGTCGGCACCGGCAACATCACGGGCATCCTGAGTTATTGCGCCAAGAACAACTACCTGGGCGGCGGCGCCGCGTCGGTCAAGGACAAGCTGCTCGGCAAGCTGGGCGGCGAACAGCAGGCCCAGTCCGATCCCGGCTATCGCGAAGGCCTGAGCGGCATCCTGGGCGGCAACAGCGGACAGAAGATGGAACTGGGCGGCGGCGGGCTCAAGCAGCAGATCACCGAGAAAGTCTGCGACCAGGTGCTGGAATACGGACAGTCGCTGCTGTAA
- a CDS encoding MDR family MFS transporter produces MASMFMIAIEATIVATAMPQIAGDLGGLKLYSWVFASFLLTQTAMTVVFGKLSDIYGRKPMMLAGIAVFLLGSVLAGFAWSMPSMIVFRLIQGIGAGAIQPVGMTIVADLYPVRERGKVQGYLASVWAISGVLGPMLGALIIHQFSWAWIFWMNVPLGLLATAGFVFFLHEERERRPMSIDVTGAALFTATVAALMIALTDAGDGLASRAWMAAGAFVVCLVLFVLQERRAEHPVVSFALWSRRPVAAANVAMLLGSMVIMGLTTFLPMYVQSVQHRTPVVAGLALTMIMVGWPLGSTVAAKVFPRYGLRPMLLLGSILVPIGACAFLLLRPDNSPVLAGAGSLIVGLGMGFMGVCSLVLIQEIVDVSDRGSATASNIFARNLGSTLGATALGAVFNFGLARATSDAPISSEQLKHALESAGANPVIQAAMQDSLHMTFWAVLVISLLVMAATVWIPPTSVGRVSRSAAKM; encoded by the coding sequence ATGGCTTCCATGTTCATGATCGCGATCGAGGCCACCATCGTGGCCACGGCCATGCCGCAGATCGCCGGGGACCTGGGCGGGCTGAAGCTGTACAGCTGGGTGTTCGCGTCCTTCCTCCTGACCCAGACCGCAATGACCGTGGTCTTTGGCAAGCTCTCCGACATCTACGGCCGCAAGCCGATGATGCTGGCCGGCATTGCCGTGTTCCTGCTGGGTTCGGTGCTGGCGGGCTTCGCGTGGTCCATGCCCTCGATGATCGTCTTCCGGCTCATCCAAGGCATAGGGGCGGGCGCGATACAGCCGGTGGGCATGACCATCGTGGCCGACCTGTATCCGGTGCGCGAGCGTGGCAAGGTCCAGGGGTACCTGGCCAGCGTGTGGGCGATTTCCGGCGTGCTGGGGCCCATGCTGGGCGCGCTGATCATCCACCAGTTCTCGTGGGCATGGATCTTCTGGATGAACGTGCCGCTGGGTCTTCTCGCCACGGCGGGTTTCGTGTTCTTCCTGCACGAGGAGCGCGAACGGCGGCCGATGTCCATCGACGTGACCGGGGCCGCACTGTTCACGGCCACCGTGGCGGCGCTGATGATCGCCCTGACCGACGCCGGCGACGGCCTGGCCTCGCGCGCGTGGATGGCTGCGGGCGCCTTCGTCGTCTGCCTGGTGCTGTTCGTGCTGCAGGAGCGGCGCGCCGAGCATCCCGTCGTGTCCTTCGCCTTGTGGAGCCGGCGCCCGGTGGCCGCGGCGAACGTCGCGATGCTGCTGGGCAGCATGGTCATCATGGGGCTGACGACCTTCCTGCCCATGTACGTGCAGAGCGTGCAGCACCGCACGCCCGTGGTGGCGGGGCTGGCGCTGACCATGATCATGGTGGGCTGGCCGCTGGGGTCCACCGTGGCGGCCAAGGTGTTCCCGCGCTACGGCCTGCGGCCCATGCTGCTCCTGGGCAGCATACTCGTGCCCATCGGGGCCTGTGCGTTCCTGCTGCTGAGGCCGGACAATTCGCCGGTGCTGGCGGGCGCGGGCTCGCTGATCGTGGGCCTGGGCATGGGCTTCATGGGCGTCTGCTCGCTGGTGCTGATCCAGGAGATCGTGGATGTGTCCGATCGCGGCAGCGCGACGGCTTCCAACATCTTCGCGCGCAACCTAGGCAGCACCCTGGGCGCCACCGCGCTGGGCGCGGTATTCAACTTCGGGCTGGCGCGGGCCACCAGCGACGCGCCCATCTCCTCCGAACAGCTCAAGCACGCGCTGGAGTCCGCCGGCGCGAACCCCGTCATCCAGGCCGCCATGCAGGACTCCTTGCACATGACGTTCTGGGCGGTGTTGGTCATCTCGCTGCTGGTGATGGCGGCCACGGTCTGGATTCCTCCGACTTCCGTGGGCCGCGTCAGCCGTTCCGCCGCCAAGATGTAA
- a CDS encoding DUF4168 domain-containing protein, giving the protein MKRSYVPAVGACLIAMASAAMAQAPQQAPAPDPSQGAMPAQPQPAANVSDDQLRKFVSAAQKVAMISQEYTPRLNSATDAASQQQVHKEADDKMVDAVHREGLTVDEFNGIGQAVEQNPSLAQRARDMAK; this is encoded by the coding sequence ATGAAACGAAGCTATGTCCCCGCCGTGGGCGCCTGCCTGATCGCGATGGCGTCGGCCGCGATGGCGCAGGCCCCGCAGCAGGCCCCCGCGCCCGATCCCTCGCAAGGCGCGATGCCCGCGCAGCCCCAGCCCGCGGCCAACGTGTCGGACGATCAACTGCGCAAGTTCGTGAGCGCGGCCCAGAAGGTGGCCATGATTTCGCAGGAGTACACGCCTAGGCTGAACTCCGCGACGGACGCCGCGTCGCAGCAGCAGGTGCACAAGGAGGCCGACGACAAGATGGTCGACGCCGTGCATCGCGAAGGCTTGACGGTGGACGAGTTCAACGGCATCGGTCAGGCCGTCGAGCAGAATCCCAGCCTGGCCCAGCGCGCGCGCGACATGGCCAAGTAA
- the wrbA gene encoding NAD(P)H:quinone oxidoreductase gives MSKVLVLYYSSYGHIEKMAEAVAEGARSAGAQVDVKRVPETVPADVAKNAHFKLDQAAPVATVAELENYDAIVIGTGTRYGRMSSQMAAFLDQTGGLWARGALNGKVGAAFASTATQHGGQETTLFSIITNLLHFGMVVVGLPYSYQGQMTLTEIVGGAPYGATTIAGGDGSRQPSAADLAGARFQGELVARTANKLFG, from the coding sequence ATGAGCAAGGTCCTGGTTCTCTATTACTCGTCATACGGCCACATCGAGAAAATGGCCGAGGCCGTTGCCGAGGGCGCGCGCAGCGCGGGCGCCCAGGTGGACGTCAAGCGCGTGCCGGAAACCGTGCCGGCCGACGTCGCCAAGAATGCCCACTTCAAGCTGGACCAGGCCGCGCCGGTGGCCACGGTGGCCGAGCTGGAAAACTACGACGCCATCGTCATCGGCACCGGCACGCGCTACGGGCGCATGTCCTCGCAGATGGCCGCCTTCCTGGACCAGACCGGCGGCCTGTGGGCGCGCGGGGCGTTGAACGGGAAAGTGGGCGCGGCGTTCGCCTCCACCGCCACGCAGCATGGAGGCCAGGAGACGACGCTGTTCTCCATCATCACCAACCTGCTGCACTTCGGGATGGTGGTGGTGGGCCTGCCGTACAGCTACCAGGGCCAGATGACCCTGACCGAGATCGTCGGCGGCGCGCCCTATGGCGCGACCACCATCGCCGGGGGCGACGGCTCGCGCCAGCCCTCGGCGGCCGATCTGGCGGGCGCGCGCTTCCAGGGGGAACTGGTGGCCCGTACTGCCAACAAGCTGTTCGGCTGA